The following are encoded together in the Roseobacter denitrificans OCh 114 genome:
- a CDS encoding tripartite tricarboxylate transporter substrate binding protein: MTNRFTRRIALAMAATAALMTAAPAIAGDWKPQKPVEMVIMAGQGGGADRLARLFQSIIQKENLASMPILPVNKGGGSGAEALRYLKDKEGDNHVIMATLNSYYTTPLRTDIGVDIEEFTPVARMALDTFVLWVNADSDIKTLDDYVAAVKDAGGTWKMGGTGTGQEDSLVTAMLEKEFGIEVTYVPFKGGGDVAKNLVGGHIDSSVNNPSEALGFYNAGKVRPIAAFTPERISVFPDTPTMGELGHDLVYWMQRSFVAPKGMDPAAVAYYTKMFENLAASEEWQTYTQEKALMADFLTGDELQAYFIEERAKHADLLSSMNEGS; the protein is encoded by the coding sequence ATGACTAACAGATTTACACGGCGTATCGCGCTCGCCATGGCAGCCACCGCGGCGCTGATGACGGCAGCCCCCGCCATCGCTGGCGACTGGAAGCCGCAAAAACCGGTCGAGATGGTCATCATGGCCGGTCAGGGTGGTGGTGCGGACCGTCTGGCGCGTCTGTTCCAGTCGATCATCCAAAAGGAAAACCTTGCCTCCATGCCGATCCTGCCGGTGAACAAGGGCGGCGGGTCCGGCGCTGAAGCGCTGCGCTATCTCAAGGACAAAGAAGGCGACAACCATGTCATCATGGCGACGCTCAACAGCTATTACACAACCCCCCTGCGCACGGACATCGGTGTCGATATCGAAGAGTTCACGCCAGTGGCGCGTATGGCGCTCGACACATTCGTGCTCTGGGTAAACGCCGACAGCGACATCAAAACGCTGGATGACTATGTGGCTGCGGTCAAGGACGCGGGTGGCACATGGAAAATGGGCGGCACCGGCACAGGCCAGGAAGACAGCCTCGTCACGGCGATGCTTGAGAAGGAATTCGGGATCGAAGTCACATACGTGCCCTTCAAAGGTGGCGGCGATGTTGCCAAGAACCTTGTCGGTGGGCACATCGACAGTTCCGTGAACAACCCCTCCGAAGCGCTCGGTTTTTACAATGCGGGCAAGGTACGCCCCATCGCGGCCTTCACGCCCGAGCGGATTTCGGTCTTTCCCGACACGCCCACCATGGGAGAGTTGGGCCATGATCTGGTCTATTGGATGCAGCGTTCCTTCGTAGCTCCCAAAGGCATGGATCCGGCAGCGGTTGCTTATTACACAAAGATGTTTGAAAACCTCGCCGCCTCGGAAGAGTGGCAGACATACACGCAGGAAAAAGCCCTGATGGCGGACTTCCTGACCGGTGATGAGCTGCAGGCCTATTTCATCGAAGAGCGTGCAAAACATGCCGACCTGCTGAGCTCCATGAACGA
- a CDS encoding helix-turn-helix domain-containing protein, with product MSKTLVGPQLRQLRRSFNHTQAEMARQLGVSAAYINLLENNQRSLSVKMLMELTESYGIDWRSLVNDSEITHLADLRTAVRDPIFEGDTPDLQEMRAALDHAPKLVDLFLQLYRNHAKLRDNMRSVTAAGGVAEMMVTSPETAIYDFFRNHANYFSDLELAADSARSAVGGRQDDIYGNLKRHLKNAFGIEVEIMGVDKMPEALRIFAEDQGRVELSEALDQINRNFQLAHVLALVSCAGLLDKLSASAQIPTQKGQARCRVELANYFAAAFMMPYDDVLRVARDTQYDIDRIATTFGVSFEQACQRLTTLQRKGAQGVPFFFLRTDTSGNVTKRFNATAFTLAEQGGSCPVWNIHSAFISPGRIVAQMVELPDAGQFFTISRTSDRPVVSRHTPDRRRVVTLGCERAHVDQIGYAAPLNIEDRANIAKIGINCHICPRQACSERAHEPLHVNLPVDANRRGSTRYES from the coding sequence ATGAGTAAAACACTTGTCGGACCGCAGTTGCGACAACTCAGGCGGTCGTTTAATCACACGCAGGCAGAAATGGCGCGCCAGCTTGGTGTCTCCGCCGCCTATATCAACCTGCTTGAGAACAACCAGCGCAGCCTGTCCGTCAAGATGTTGATGGAACTGACCGAAAGCTACGGCATTGATTGGCGCAGCCTGGTCAATGACAGCGAAATCACGCATCTGGCCGATCTGCGCACAGCGGTGCGCGACCCGATTTTCGAAGGCGATACGCCGGATTTACAGGAAATGCGCGCAGCGCTGGACCATGCGCCCAAACTGGTCGATCTGTTTTTGCAGCTTTATCGCAATCACGCGAAACTGCGCGACAACATGCGCAGTGTCACCGCAGCCGGTGGCGTTGCGGAGATGATGGTGACCTCGCCGGAAACGGCGATCTATGATTTTTTTCGCAACCACGCCAATTATTTCAGCGATCTCGAACTGGCGGCGGATTCGGCCCGCAGTGCTGTGGGTGGGCGGCAGGACGACATTTACGGCAACCTCAAACGGCACCTCAAAAATGCCTTTGGTATTGAGGTGGAGATCATGGGTGTGGACAAGATGCCCGAGGCCCTGCGCATTTTCGCCGAAGATCAGGGGCGCGTTGAGCTTTCCGAGGCGCTGGATCAGATCAACCGGAATTTCCAGCTGGCCCATGTTCTGGCGCTGGTCAGCTGTGCGGGATTGCTGGATAAGTTATCCGCCAGCGCGCAAATTCCGACGCAAAAGGGTCAGGCGCGTTGCCGGGTGGAACTGGCCAACTACTTCGCCGCGGCCTTCATGATGCCCTATGACGATGTGCTGCGGGTCGCACGAGACACGCAGTATGACATAGACCGGATCGCGACCACCTTTGGCGTGTCCTTTGAGCAAGCGTGCCAACGGCTCACCACGCTACAACGCAAGGGGGCGCAGGGCGTACCGTTTTTCTTTTTGCGCACCGATACATCGGGCAATGTGACGAAACGCTTCAATGCCACCGCCTTCACCCTTGCGGAGCAGGGCGGTTCCTGTCCGGTATGGAACATCCACAGCGCCTTCATCTCGCCGGGGCGTATCGTGGCGCAAATGGTCGAACTGCCGGATGCCGGGCAGTTTTTCACCATCAGCCGCACCTCAGACCGGCCTGTGGTCAGTCGCCACACGCCGGACCGGCGGCGCGTTGTGACCTTGGGGTGCGAACGCGCGCATGTGGATCAGATCGGCTATGCGGCCCCGCTGAACATCGAAGACCGTGCCAACATCGCTAAAATCGGCATCAACTGTCACATTTGCCCGCGTCAGGCCTGTTCGGAACGCGCGCATGAGCCCTTGCATGTCAACCTGCCGGTGGATGCCAACCGGCGCGGCTCCACCCGGTACGAAAGTTGA
- a CDS encoding NADP-dependent isocitrate dehydrogenase — translation MSDTTTPDIIYTKVDEAPQLASASLLPIIRKFAAAAGVSVGVKDISLAGRILAAFPEHLSADQRQSDDLAELGKLVKTPDANVIKLPNISASVPQLVAAIEELQAQGYPVPDYPENPQTEADKDARARYDTIKGSAVNPVLREGNSDRRAAVAVKNYAQSNPHSMGAWSKDSKTRVSTMSANDFRSNETSVTLSAAQAGPAKIELIGADGAVTVLKDGIDFPAGTVVDATFMSAKALSAFLEAQIEATKAEGTLFSIHLKATMMKVSDPIIFGHAVKAYLKPIFAEYGDAFAAAGIDANSGMGEVLDRIKDLPQGAEILSKVDALMQQQPPMYMVNSDKGITNLHVPSDVIIDASMPALIRAGGKGWGPDGAEADANCVIPDSSYAAVYEESVNFCKTNGAIDPATVGTVQNVGLMAQKAEEYGSHPTTFEIPHDGTVRMSAANGDVLHEHTVEAGDIWRSASTRQAPIEDWVQLAIDRQKAEGCQAIFWLDEDRAHDAELIAYVKPLLAAAGATDKFQILAPREATRLSFETIAKGENSIAVTGNVLRDYLTDLFPILELGTSAKMLSIVKLMQGGGLFETGAGGSAPKHVQQLVEENHLRWDSLGEFCALGESLKFLADVKGNEKARVLGKAVDVATQGILDHNKSPGRRVGQPDNRDSHFYFALYWAQALAAQTDDAELAASFAPIAAALAENEAAIVADFAKVQGAPADIGGYFHTDDAKTAAVMRPSQVLNKILA, via the coding sequence ATGTCCGATACAACCACTCCCGACATCATCTACACCAAAGTTGACGAGGCACCGCAGCTCGCATCCGCGTCGCTTCTGCCGATCATCCGCAAGTTCGCAGCCGCCGCCGGCGTTTCGGTGGGGGTCAAGGATATCTCGCTCGCCGGGCGCATCCTCGCCGCATTCCCCGAGCATTTGTCAGCCGATCAACGCCAAAGCGATGATTTGGCGGAACTGGGTAAACTGGTGAAGACACCAGATGCCAATGTCATCAAACTGCCGAATATTTCCGCCTCGGTCCCGCAACTGGTCGCTGCGATCGAGGAACTGCAAGCGCAAGGATACCCGGTGCCGGACTATCCGGAAAACCCGCAGACAGAGGCCGACAAGGACGCGCGCGCGCGCTACGACACGATCAAGGGGTCCGCAGTCAACCCGGTGCTGCGCGAAGGAAACTCGGACCGTCGTGCCGCAGTTGCCGTGAAGAATTACGCCCAATCCAACCCGCATTCCATGGGCGCATGGTCGAAAGACAGCAAAACCCGCGTCAGCACCATGAGCGCCAATGACTTTCGATCCAATGAAACATCCGTGACCCTGAGTGCCGCGCAGGCAGGCCCTGCCAAGATCGAACTGATCGGCGCGGATGGTGCCGTGACAGTGCTGAAAGACGGCATTGATTTTCCGGCAGGCACAGTGGTCGATGCCACCTTCATGTCTGCCAAGGCGCTCTCGGCTTTCCTCGAGGCACAGATTGAGGCCACCAAGGCAGAGGGTACGTTGTTCTCGATCCACCTCAAAGCCACGATGATGAAGGTGTCCGACCCGATCATCTTTGGTCATGCGGTCAAAGCCTATCTGAAACCGATCTTTGCCGAATATGGCGATGCTTTTGCTGCGGCCGGAATTGATGCAAACTCCGGTATGGGCGAGGTGCTGGACCGCATCAAGGACTTGCCGCAAGGTGCTGAAATCCTGTCGAAAGTGGATGCGCTGATGCAGCAGCAGCCCCCGATGTACATGGTGAATTCCGACAAGGGCATCACCAATTTGCACGTCCCCTCCGATGTGATCATCGACGCCTCCATGCCCGCGCTGATCCGTGCCGGCGGCAAAGGCTGGGGGCCGGACGGGGCCGAAGCGGATGCAAATTGCGTCATTCCTGACAGCTCCTATGCGGCGGTCTATGAGGAATCGGTGAATTTCTGCAAGACCAATGGCGCGATCGACCCTGCCACTGTGGGCACCGTGCAAAACGTGGGCCTGATGGCGCAAAAGGCCGAGGAATACGGCTCGCACCCGACCACTTTCGAAATCCCCCATGACGGGACGGTGCGCATGAGCGCCGCCAACGGTGATGTTCTGCACGAACATACGGTCGAGGCTGGCGACATCTGGCGTTCCGCCTCCACCCGCCAGGCCCCGATCGAGGACTGGGTACAACTGGCGATCGACCGCCAGAAGGCCGAAGGGTGTCAGGCGATCTTCTGGCTCGACGAAGATCGCGCCCACGATGCGGAGCTGATCGCCTATGTGAAACCCTTGCTTGCCGCTGCGGGGGCCACCGACAAATTCCAGATCCTCGCCCCCCGCGAGGCCACACGCCTGTCCTTTGAAACCATTGCCAAGGGCGAAAACAGCATTGCCGTCACCGGCAACGTGCTGCGCGACTATCTGACGGACCTGTTCCCGATCCTTGAGTTGGGCACATCGGCCAAGATGTTGTCGATCGTGAAACTGATGCAGGGCGGTGGTCTGTTTGAGACCGGTGCAGGTGGGTCAGCCCCAAAGCACGTGCAGCAACTGGTCGAGGAAAACCACCTGCGCTGGGACAGCCTTGGTGAATTCTGCGCCTTGGGGGAAAGCCTGAAGTTTCTGGCAGACGTCAAAGGCAACGAAAAGGCCCGCGTGCTCGGAAAGGCCGTAGACGTGGCGACCCAAGGCATTCTGGATCACAACAAATCACCCGGCCGCCGGGTTGGTCAGCCCGACAACCGCGACAGCCACTTCTATTTTGCGCTCTATTGGGCGCAGGCACTGGCCGCGCAGACCGACGATGCGGAACTTGCAGCCAGTTTTGCGCCCATCGCAGCGGCACTGGCCGAGAATGAGGCCGCGATTGTGGCTGATTTTGCCAAAGTACAGGGCGCGCCTGCCGACATCGGTGGCTATTTTCACACCGATGACGCCAAGACCGCTGCCGTGATGCGACCGTCACAGGTTCTGAACAAAATTCTGGCCTGA
- a CDS encoding efflux RND transporter permease subunit, with translation MRDLIQGPPVAAPVEIRLVGPDLDVLRALGDQARALMADLPLVTQVRSGVTGGAPQLRFEIDETAARLLGLNVTDIAAQLQAALVGVTGGSMVEGTDQMPIRVRLTDAVQGEISAMADLPILMPNAAELSAQGLYPAVPLSELARPVVEAAESVITRRNGERVNTVQAYIVPGVLPEEALQSVLASLEAAGFETPAGYRIELGGDSDARSDTIGNLLASVGLIVTLTIATIALTFNSFRLTAVALIVCVLSAGLSMLALAVMQFPFGINAIIGVIGSIGVSINAAIIILTGLKGNARAAMGDTEAMAQVVTGSSRHIISTTITTFGGFLPLILAGGGFWPPFAVAIAGGVLLSAVVSFYFVPPMFALLYARRQKSQDASQTGTLTDAPRPLAAQ, from the coding sequence GTGCGCGACCTCATTCAGGGCCCGCCCGTTGCCGCCCCGGTCGAAATCCGGCTGGTCGGCCCGGATCTTGATGTGTTGCGCGCTCTGGGCGATCAGGCGCGCGCGCTGATGGCCGATTTGCCGCTTGTGACACAGGTCCGCTCCGGCGTGACGGGGGGTGCGCCGCAACTGCGCTTTGAGATTGATGAGACCGCCGCACGGCTGCTGGGGCTGAATGTCACCGATATTGCAGCGCAGCTTCAGGCCGCTTTGGTTGGCGTGACGGGGGGCAGTATGGTCGAAGGCACCGACCAAATGCCGATCCGCGTCCGCCTCACTGACGCCGTGCAGGGCGAAATATCCGCCATGGCGGACCTGCCGATTCTGATGCCAAATGCGGCTGAGCTTTCCGCGCAGGGGCTTTACCCGGCGGTGCCACTGTCGGAACTGGCCCGCCCTGTGGTTGAGGCGGCAGAAAGCGTCATAACCCGGCGCAACGGGGAACGCGTCAACACCGTGCAGGCCTATATCGTGCCCGGCGTCTTACCCGAAGAGGCGCTGCAATCCGTGCTCGCCTCGCTTGAGGCTGCGGGTTTCGAAACCCCCGCCGGCTACCGCATTGAACTGGGCGGCGATTCCGATGCGCGGTCAGACACGATTGGCAATCTGCTCGCCTCTGTCGGGCTGATTGTGACACTGACGATTGCCACGATTGCGCTGACGTTCAATTCGTTCCGCCTGACAGCGGTGGCCCTGATCGTGTGCGTCCTGTCTGCCGGATTGTCGATGCTGGCCCTTGCCGTGATGCAATTTCCTTTTGGCATCAATGCAATCATCGGCGTGATCGGCTCCATCGGTGTGTCGATCAATGCCGCGATCATAATCCTAACGGGCCTCAAGGGAAACGCACGCGCCGCGATGGGCGATACTGAGGCCATGGCGCAAGTCGTCACCGGGTCCAGTCGGCACATTATCTCAACGACGATCACGACCTTTGGCGGGTTTTTACCGCTGATCCTGGCGGGCGGCGGGTTCTGGCCACCTTTTGCCGTGGCGATTGCCGGGGGTGTTCTGCTGTCCGCCGTTGTTTCGTTCTACTTCGTCCCGCCGATGTTTGCGCTGCTCTATGCCCGCCGTCAAAAATCGCAGGACGCAAGCCAAACAGGGACGCTGACGGATGCGCCGCGCCCGCTGGCCGCGCAGTAG